In Methanosphaera sp. ISO3-F5, a genomic segment contains:
- the glmM gene encoding phosphoglucosamine mutase, which produces MTNIPKLFGTSGIRGEYQKDVTPELALDVARALAKYIGGCGKKVVLGRDTRTSGKILENIISAGLQECGCDVLLLGMVPTPTVGYATLKKGADAGIMITASHNPSKYNGIKLWNADGLAYKQNQEREIERIVYEQDFEKVGWDKVGKEYDITPFKDEYVDDIIKVSGIDPTKPLKVVVDCASGAGSELSPEALRRAGMEVITLNAQPDGFFPGRNPEPNSANLQELMKTVKVLGADVGLAHDGDADRMIAIDENGYISDFDKLLTVIAKEFGGTVVTTVDASACLDTEMKKLGGKVLRTPVGDVHVAESINENNATFGGEPSGTWLHPDFCMCPDGLLSGLRIVRCIQKNGKLSEQLDAIESYPTIREKITCSNDKKESVMKSVEESFVDEFSDVEEVLTIDGVRVLFTDGSWVLVRPSGTEPYVRITAEGKTQEHLDKISEVSTKFLEKHI; this is translated from the coding sequence ATGACAAACATACCAAAACTCTTTGGAACATCAGGAATACGTGGAGAATACCAGAAAGATGTGACACCAGAACTAGCATTAGACGTAGCACGAGCACTAGCAAAATACATTGGAGGATGTGGCAAAAAAGTAGTGCTAGGACGTGACACCAGGACCAGTGGAAAAATACTAGAAAACATCATATCAGCAGGACTACAAGAATGCGGATGTGACGTATTACTGCTAGGAATGGTACCAACACCAACAGTAGGATATGCCACACTAAAAAAAGGTGCAGATGCAGGTATAATGATCACAGCTTCACACAACCCATCAAAGTATAATGGTATAAAATTATGGAATGCAGACGGACTAGCATACAAACAAAACCAGGAAAGAGAAATCGAAAGAATCGTCTACGAACAAGACTTTGAAAAAGTAGGATGGGACAAAGTAGGTAAAGAATATGACATCACACCATTTAAGGACGAATACGTGGATGATATCATAAAAGTATCCGGAATTGACCCAACAAAACCATTAAAAGTAGTTGTTGACTGTGCAAGTGGTGCTGGTTCAGAACTATCACCAGAAGCACTAAGACGTGCAGGAATGGAAGTAATAACACTTAACGCACAACCAGACGGATTCTTCCCAGGACGTAACCCAGAACCAAACAGTGCAAACCTTCAAGAACTTATGAAAACCGTAAAAGTATTAGGCGCAGATGTAGGCCTTGCCCATGACGGTGACGCCGACCGCATGATAGCAATCGACGAAAACGGTTACATATCCGATTTTGATAAACTACTAACAGTCATTGCCAAGGAATTCGGAGGAACAGTAGTAACTACAGTTGATGCATCAGCATGTCTAGATACTGAGATGAAAAAACTTGGAGGCAAAGTATTACGCACACCAGTAGGAGACGTTCACGTAGCCGAATCCATCAATGAAAACAATGCAACATTCGGTGGAGAACCAAGTGGAACATGGCTTCATCCAGACTTCTGCATGTGCCCAGACGGATTACTATCCGGTTTAAGAATAGTAAGATGTATCCAAAAGAATGGAAAACTATCAGAACAATTAGATGCCATTGAAAGTTATCCAACAATACGTGAAAAGATAACATGCAGTAATGATAAAAAAGAAAGTGTTATGAAAAGTGTTGAAGAATCATTTGTTGATGAATTCAGTGATGTGGAAGAAGTATTGACAATTGATGGAGTCAGAGTATTATTTACTGATGGAAGCTGGGTATTGGTTAGACCATCAGGTACAGAACCATACGTTAGAATCACAGCTGAAGGAAAAACACAAGAACACTTAGATAAAATAAGTGAAGTTTCAACAAAATTCCTTGAAAAACATATATAA
- a CDS encoding DUF86 domain-containing protein, whose product MEIHIHDLITDKAYQLAVSMVIIDLGESVNKLSKEYLEKHPQIPWSDIVRMRNIFAHNYMGINFIELWDTMEEDIPELQKMLERILEKDN is encoded by the coding sequence TTGGAGATTCATATACATGACTTAATAACAGATAAAGCATACCAATTAGCTGTTTCGATGGTTATCATAGATTTAGGAGAATCTGTAAATAAATTATCTAAGGAATATTTAGAAAAACATCCACAAATTCCTTGGAGTGATATTGTAAGAATGAGAAATATATTTGCACACAATTATATGGGTATAAACTTCATAGAATTATGGGATACAATGGAAGAAGATATTCCTGAATTACAGAAAATGTTAGAAAGAATATTAGAAAAAGATAATTAA
- a CDS encoding nucleotidyltransferase family protein — MIYTIDEIRKKAVPIAKAFDVDSLSLFGPYARGEATEESDIDFYFDNGGLRGLLQHAALINKLEEAFGCSVDAISTGINNQEFIKRIKKEGVLLYEKI, encoded by the coding sequence ATGATTTATACCATTGATGAAATTAGAAAAAAAGCTGTTCCTATTGCTAAAGCATTTGATGTGGATAGTTTAAGTTTGTTTGGACCATATGCTAGGGGTGAAGCAACTGAAGAAAGTGATATTGATTTTTATTTTGATAATGGAGGATTACGTGGATTATTACAACATGCTGCATTAATAAACAAATTAGAAGAAGCTTTTGGATGTTCTGTTGATGCTATTTCCACTGGGATAAATAATCAAGAGTTCATCAAACGTATTAAAAAAGAAGGAGTATTATTGTATGAAAAAATCTGA